Proteins from one Tetrapisispora phaffii CBS 4417 chromosome 8, complete genome genomic window:
- the SWH1 gene encoding oxysterol-binding protein related protein SWH1 (similar to Saccharomyces cerevisiae OSH2 (YDL019C) and SWH1 (YAR042W); ancestral locus Anc_3.175): MSVVANNSIESTSTQVVSRPLLKLKLLDSLRQGNFEQLKLLIESKQFQPLDDPTISGVLSLMLNYAIQVSPMSLIKDIVNHSVNNSNNETDTSSSDTFKKLHLNINQQDSNGNTPLHLACLQSRGDVVSFFMDQSQINDCVLNNQRLQPIEVCKNLNIAQMMQYKRSTYVGEIAQEFRTAFNNRDFGHLETILGNPRNAELLDINGTDPQTGDTVLHEFVKKRDIIMCRWLLEHGADPFKRDITGVLPIEILGTVADNTATTTTKAAIDLELKKLLTDAAKEQSVVDVNANFYEPPSMRGYLSKWTNFAQGYRLRWFVLSGDGILSYYKDQADTKNACRGSLNLSKCSLHLDSSEKLKFEIYSGKVDEVRWHLKGNHSVETNKWVWAIQGAIRYAKDRERMLQSNHVIPSVISSPSNGANLKPHEMTSETSQQYFSMKHKRNISKVTTPIAGEDIVTLSGSMPETNDIALSISDSIALPMSRMSSSTKVTEIITHSVSTDAMNEFPNDKNVDKIEETTTPVLATTNDDIESYNSSDDEEKVYEQNVDITYDGEDIKNNYGPFAEKLEILQNTISMELLTLSEFLKDMCANSDDWHTLEKSLNTLISTSADLNTLTKKRDDKLLKILSKQKNVNNIWIQSVKELELELFEKTERLDSLENERKQFKKMITTKMNDSGSLILPNLAKEKTDETGVDISTESDQETSVIHNDLAINTALEEVSKYIKATTTEDQSSDGDEFYDAEDLVEASENIPDDVVLEEEKEEFKKHDELKNVVSSTEEVTEESSISTVVAVKEISSEIQQLEKQNSYKTIGPKTKIQRDTELKLLKESSFVGYEDGVRTKLELDSDNRPSVSLWSVMKSMVGKDLSRIALPVTFNEPSSMLQRVAEDLEYSELLDQAAKFEDSTLRLLYVAVFSTTPYSSTIKRVAKPFNPLLGETFEYSRPDKNYRFLSEQVSHHPVISAFWAESPKWDMWGSLDVESNFNGRTFAFKQKDFWHLKIRPDCSEVEDIYTWKKPENILVGILIGSPEIDSVGDVKITNHVTGDYCILHYKARGWRSSGAYEVRGEVYNASGEKKWVLGGHWNEACFAKKVTLQNLDDITLDRNASKNNSNTNNIFEPKDDGSKFLVWKVNKRPEGPFNLTSFAISLNALQPNLKHWLSPTDTRLRPDQRAMEDGKYDYAAEEKHRLEEKQRAVRKLREENSEVYEPRWFKREFDPYTNAMNWKFVGDYWSKRKEHQLTDEYDIF; the protein is encoded by the coding sequence ATGAGCGTAGTTGCAAACAATTCAATAGAATCAACTTCTACCCAAGTTGTGAGTAGACCTTTATTGAAGTTGAAATTATTGGATTCATTGAGACAAGGTAATTTTGAACAATTGAAACTTCTTATAGAGAGCAAACAATTCCAACCGTTAGATGATCCAACTATCTCCGGAGTTCTAAGTTTAATGCTAAATTATGCTATACAAGTGTCACCGATGTCGTTGATTAAAGATATTGTCAACCACTCagttaataatagtaataatgaAACTGATACTAGCAGTTCAGAcacttttaaaaaattacatttaaatattaatcaaCAAGATTCAAATGGTAATACACCACTACATTTAGCATGCTTACAATCCAGAGGTGATGTAGTGTCATTTTTTATGGATCAAAGCCAAATAAATGACTGTGtattaaataatcaaagaTTACAACCAATTGAAGTttgtaaaaatttaaatattgcaCAAATGATGCAATATAAAAGGTCAACATATGTCGGCGAAATTGCACAAGAATTTAGAACGGCTTTTAACAACAGAGATTTTGGTCATTTAGAAACCATATTAGGTAATCCAAGAAATGCTGAATTGTTGGACATAAATGGCACGGATCCACAAACAGGTGATACTGTATTACAtgaatttgttaaaaagCGGGATATTATAATGTGCCGTTGGTTACTCGAGCATGGTGCTGATCCCTTTAAAAGAGATATCACTGGAGTTTTACCAATCGAAATACTAGGTACAGTTGCTGATAATACTGctacaacaacaacaaaagCTGCTATTGAtttagaattgaaaaaattattaacagaTGCTGCAAAAGAACAAAGTGTTGTTGATGTTAATGCAAATTTCTATGAACCTCCAAGTATGAGAGGCTATTTAAGTAAATGGACTAACTTCGCACAGGGTTATAGACTGCGTTGGTTTGTATTGAGCGGCGATGGTATACTTTCATATTATAAAGATCAAGCTGATACAAAAAATGCATGCCGTGGTTCATTAAATCTGTCTAAATGTTCTTTACATTTAGATTCATCTGAGAAActaaaatttgaaatatacaGTGGGAAAGTGGATGAAGTGAGATGGCATCTGAAAGGTAATCATTCTGTGGAGACAAACAAATGGGTTTGGGCTATTCAAGGTGCTATCAGATATGCCAAAGATAGGGAAAGAATGCTGCAATCGAACCATGTTATTCCAAGTGTAATTAGTTCACCCTCTAACGGAGCTAATTTGAAACCTCATGAAATGACATCGGAAACAAGTCAACAGTATTTCAGTATGAAacataaaagaaatatcaGTAAAGTAACTACTCCGATTGCTGGTGAAGATATTGTTACATTGAGTGGTTCGATGCCTGAAACTAATGATATTGCCTTATCTATATCGGATTCCATTGCATTACCAATGTCCAGAATGTCTAGTAGCACTAAGGTTACAGAAATTATTACTCATAGTGTAAGTACAGATGCTATGAATGAGTTTCCAAACGATAAAAACGTTGATAAAATAGAGGAGACTACTACGCCTGTATTAGCTACTACCAATGATGACATTGAGTCATATAATTCCTCTGATGACGAGGAGAAAGTTTATGAACAAAATGTCGATATCACATACGATGGtgaagatataaaaaataattatggACCTTTCGCTGAAAAACTagaaattttacaaaatacTATTTCTATGgaattattaacattatctgagtttttaaaagatatgTGTGCCAACTCCGATGATTGGCATACATTAGagaaatctttaaatactTTAATTTCAACATCTGCTGATTTAAATACCTTAACTAAAAAGAGAGATGACAAATtacttaaaatattaagtaagcaaaaaaatgttaataatatttggatTCAGTCTGTCAAAGAGTTAgaattagaattatttgaGAAAACAGAGAGGTTAGATtcattagaaaatgaaagaaaGCAATTCAAAAAGATGATTACTACAAAAATGAACGACTCTGGAAGTCTAATATTACCTAACCTagcaaaagaaaaaactgATGAAACTGGGGTAGATATTAGCACAGAATCCGATCAAGAAACTTCAGTTATACATAACGACCTCGCTATCAATACTGCTCTTGAAGAAGTTTCTAAGTATATCAAAGCAACGACAACAGAAGATCAAAGTTCTGATGGTGATGAGTTCTATGATGCGGAAGATTTAGTCGAAGCCTCTGAAAACATTCCAGATGATGTAgttttagaagaagaaaaagaggAATTCAAAAAACATGATGAACTAAAGAATGTCGTTTCATCAACAGAGGAGGTTACAGAAGAAAGTAGTATTTCTACTGTAGTTGCTGTCAAAGAAATCTCAAGTGAAATTCAACAATTAGAAAAGCAAAATAGTTACAAGACAATTGGACCAAAGACCAAAATACAGAGAGACACTGAactaaaattattaaaagaatctTCATTTGTCGGTTACGAGGATGGAGTCAGAACTAAATTAGAGTTAGATAGTGATAACAGACCTTCCGTTAGTCTATGGTCCGTTATGAAATCGATGGTTGGTAAAGATTTGAGTAGAATCGCGTTGCCTGTCACCTTTAATGAACCTTCTTCGATGTTACAAAGAGTAGCTGAAGATCTTGAATATTCCGAACTTTTAGATCAAGCGGCTAAATTTGAGGATTCGACATTGAGATTATTATATGTTGCTGTATTTTCAACAACACCGTATTCCTCTACAATCAAGAGAGTTGCCAAACCATTCAATCCATTATTAGGTGAAACGTTTGAATATTCTAGGCCTGATAAGAATTATAGATTTTTATCTGAGCAAGTATCTCATCATCCTGTCATTTCAGCATTTTGGGCTGAATCACCAAAATGGGACATGTGGGGGTCATTAGACGTTGAATCTAACTTTAATGGTAGAACATTTGCatttaaacaaaaagatTTCTGGCATTTAAAGATTAGGCCAGATTGTAGTGAAGTTGAAGATATTTATACGTGGAAAAAAcctgaaaatatattagttGGTATTCTTATTGGCAGTCCTGAGATTGATAGTGTTGGTGATGTTAAAATCACTAACCATGTTACTGGTGATTATTGTATCTTACATTATAAAGCTAGAGGATGGAGATCCAGTGGTGCTTATGAAGTTCGTGGTGAAGTGTATAATGCATCTGGGGAAAAGAAATGGGTACTGGGAGGCCATTGGAATGAAGCATGTTTTGCTAAGAAAGTTACTTTACAAAATCTTGATGATATTACATTAGATAGAAATGCTTCGAAGAACAACTCGAATACgaacaatatttttgaacCTAAAGATGACGGTAGCAAATTTTTAGTTTGGAAAGTTAACAAGAGACCTGAGGGACCTTTCAACTTGACGTCGTTTgcaatttcattaaatgcATTGCAAccaaatttgaaacattGGCTGTCACCAACAGATACACGTCTAAGACCTGATCAAAGGGCTATGGAAGATGGGAAATATGATTATGCTGCCGAAGAGAAGCATAGATTAGAAGAGAAGCAAAGAGCCGTTAGGAAGCTAAGAGAAGAGAACTCGGAAGTGTATGAACCAAGATGGTTCAAACGAGAATTCGATCCATATACAAATGCAATGAACTGGAAGTTTGTAGGTGATTACTGGTCGAAGAGAAAAGAGCATCAATTGACCGATGAATACGATATTTTCTAA
- the RPN4 gene encoding stress-regulated transcription factor RPN4 (similar to Saccharomyces cerevisiae RPN4 (YDL020C); ancestral locus Anc_3.173) — MYSTSAKLSLHRTFSDILEDQLLVNYNDTMNSNSIDHATSYDSVPNSSLDYSMPNTMLLDNSTPNSNSSKSNTDNTILNNVFNQYADPSLTTQTNISNKINENSNTGSPIVQTISLSKLLKSSSNNKSTSKQSQLYSKINFNSNSSNNNSSPKNNEFDTFEENNNILFTQNNSLYDDEFNLFLAEQHQILLNNSKENLLTNSDSILQDNNVLLDNENAKTSFNNEFYKENNNNIDDDILSDDEFEEEEVDGDDDDENFKNNRYFENADLNDINTNSQNTFSNLISNDNAFALQSFVDSNVKDLNSPSFITDSDSNSFATKKSSIGDDDLNDTDIYDFSRLQNITPNLNTIVTQNKNNKRRKSFVKKNTASLTNVNSSTVLTNVKQNKINLNGRINLDNLPNNKIENNNKNSNNNNNNILSPESSNISSSPLSSPSRPLASYSSSNSKTITAIAALAQTPIKKDTKAQTTSVRSTHTHVAGEDHEVFKCMIMNLITNEPCSAEFSRPYDLTRHQNTIHAKRKIVFRCSECIRSLGDDGFKKTFSRLDALTRHIKSKHEDLSMEEKKQVTKYAKQNIAYAVA, encoded by the coding sequence ATGTATTCCACTAGCGCTAAATTGTCCCTCCACAGAACCTTTTCTGATATTTTAGAAGATCAATTATTAGTGAATTATAATGATACTATGAACTCAAACTCTATAGACCATGCTACTTCATATGATAGTGTCCCGAACTCTTCATTGGATTATTCTATGCCAAATACTATGTTATTAGATAATTCAACTCCAAATTCCAATTCTTCGAAATCAAATACCGATAACACAATTTTAAACAATGTATTTAATCAATATGCTGATCCCAGTTTAACTACGCAGACAAATATTagtaataaaataaacgaaaattcaaatacagGGAGTCCGATTGTACAAACAATAAGTTTaagtaaattattaaaatcatcaaGTAATAATAAGAGTACAAGCAAACAATCGCAGTtgtattcaaaaataaacttCAATAGCAACAGCAGCAATAACAATAGTAGCcctaaaaataatgaattcgATACTTtcgaagaaaataataatattttattcacacaaaataattcattgtatgatgatgaattcaatttgtttttggCTGAGCAACATCAAATCCTTCTAAATAactcaaaagaaaatttactGACAAATTCAGATTCGATTTTACAagataataatgttttattggataatgaaaatgcaAAGACaagttttaataatgagttttacaaagaaaacaataataatatcgatgatgatattttaagtGATGAcgaatttgaagaagaagaagtcGACGGCgacgatgatgatgaaaattttaaaaataaccgttattttgaaaatgctGATCTTAATGATATCAATACCAACAGTCAAAATACGTTCtctaatttaatttcaaacGATAACGCATTTGCATTACAATCTTTTGTAGACTCAAATGTTAAAGATTTGAATTCACCATCTTTCATAACTGACAGTGACTCAAATAGTTTTGCTACtaaaaaatcatcaattggtgatgatgatttaaaCGATACTGatatatatgatttttCGAGATTACAAAATATCACTCCAAATTTGAATACTATTGTCACTcagaataaaaataataaaagaaggaaaagttttgttaaaaaaaatacagCATCACTCACAAATGTTAATTCATCAACTGTCCTAACGAATgttaaacaaaataaaattaatttgaatggtagaattaatttagataatCTGCccaataataaaattgaaaataacaacaagaatagcaacaacaacaacaacaatatattGAGTCCAGAATCATCGAACATTTCATCATCTCCATTATCATCTCCATCTCGACCTTTAGCATCTTATTCATCATCcaattcaaaaacaataacaGCAATAGCAGCACTAGCACAAACACCAATTAAGAAAGACACAAAGGCACAGACAACTTCAGTAAGATCGACTCATACTCATGTTGCAGGTGAAGATCATGAAGTGTTTAAGTGTATGATcatgaatttaataaccAATGAGCCATGCAGTGCCGAATTTTCAAGGCCATACGATCTAACAAGACATCAGAATACAATTCATGCAAAGAGGAAGATTGTATTTAGATGTTCTGAATGTATCAGATCGTTGGGTGACGACGGTTTCAAGAAAACATTTTCAAGATTAGACGCATTAACAAGACATATTAAATCCAAACATGAGGATTTAAGCATGGAAGAGAAAAAACAGGTAACTAAATATGCAAAACAGAATATTGCCTATGCTGTAGCTTAA
- the ARG1 gene encoding argininosuccinate synthase (similar to Saccharomyces cerevisiae ARG1 (YOL058W); ancestral locus Anc_3.170), producing the protein MSKGKVCLAYSGGLDTSVILAWLLEQGYEVVAFMANVGQEEDFKAAEEKALKIGATKFVVVDCKEEFVTDILFPAVQVNAVYEDVYLLGTSLARPVIAKAQIDVAEQEGCFAVSHGCTGKGNDQIRFELSFYALKPDIKCITPWRLPEFFNKFAGRKDLLDYAASKGIPVSQTKAKPWSTDENEAHISYEAGILEDPNNTPPKDMWKLITDPMDAPDVPQDLSIDFVKGLPVKLSYKDNKTGQEKSVTSPLDIFLTASSLGRANGVGRIDIVENRYINLKSRGCYEQAPLTILRKAHVDLEGLTLDKEVRQIRDQFVTPTYSKLLYNGSYFSPECEYIRSMIKPSQETVNGTVRLSLYKGNVITLGRYSETENLYDATESSMDELTGFLPTDTTGFIEIQAIRIKKYGQAKKNNNQELTL; encoded by the coding sequence ATGTCTAAAGGAAAAGTCTGTTTAGCTTACTCTGGTGGTTTGGATACCTCTGTCATTCTAGCTTGGCTATTAGAACAAGGCTATGAAGTCGTCGCTTTCATGGCTAATGTCGGTCAAGAAGAAGACTTCAAAGCCGCTGAAGAGAAAGCTTTGAAAATTGGCGCCACTAAATTCGTCGTCGTCGATTGTAAAGAAGAATTTGTCACCGATATTCTATTCCCAGCTGTTCAAGTCAACGCTGTTTATGAAGATGTTTACCTATTAGGTACCTCTTTAGCAAGACCTGTTATTGCTAAAGCTCAAATTGATGTCGCAGAACAGGAAGGTTGTTTTGCTGTCTCCCATGGTTGCACAGGTAAAGGTAATGATCAAATTAGATTTGAGTTGTCCTTCTACGCTTTGAAACCAGATATCAAGTGTATCACTCCGTGGAGATTGCCAGAATTCTTCAACAAATTCGCTGGTAGaaaagatttattagaCTACGCTGCCTCAAAAGGTATTCCCGTTAGTCAAACCAAGGCAAAACCATGGTCTACCGATGAAAACGAGGCTCATATCTCTTACGAAGCCGGCATCTTGGAAGACCCAAACAATACTCCGCCAAAAGACATGTGGAAATTAATTACTGACCCAATGGACGCTCCAGATGTCCCACAGGATTTATCTATCGATTTCGTTAAAGGTTTACCAGTCAAACTATCATACAAGGACAACAAAACTGGTCAAGAAAAATCAGTTACTTCTCCTTTAGATATTTTCTTAACTGCATCTAGTTTGGGTAGAGCTAATGGTGTGGGCAGAATTGATATTGTTGAAAACAGATACATTAACTTGAAATCAAGAGGTTGTTACGAACAAGCTCCATTGACTATCTTAAGAAAAGCTCATGTCGATTTAGAAGGTTTAACTCTAGACAAAGAAGTCAGACAAATCAGAGACCAATTTGTTACTCCAACTTACTCAAAGTTATTATACAACGGTTCTTATTTCTCTCCAGAATGCGAATATATTAGATCAATGATCAAACCATCTCAAGAAACAGTTAACGGCACAGTTAGATTAAGCTTATACAAAGGTAATGTCATTACTCTAGGTAGATATTCCGAAACTGAAAACTTATATGATGCCACTGAATCCTCTATGGATGAATTAACTGGTTTCTTACCAACTGATACTACTGGTTTCATTGAAATTCAAGCTATTagaattaagaaatatGGTCAAGCCaagaaaaacaacaacCAAGAGTTAACTTTATAA